The Perca flavescens isolate YP-PL-M2 chromosome 23, PFLA_1.0, whole genome shotgun sequence genome has a window encoding:
- the podxl gene encoding podocalyxin — MRATGRTAWLLLSLSFLFHSACSNDVTTVTNNPTITTRAPTTPTVNNMPKVTGSGPTGATLTIGSGETTIPIKALTAKPISAVPTPAPNTMPPTTMSTDKQTPTQSQAPTVTINSPAHFTTISGAPPAVSNGATTAAITLSQTKTMPIAATASTAGKATTADTSSSSVVSSTTAAVQTPGASKNLETQTHVTLPSGNEGTTKIVVTTDASLPGSQSMTHTAIPASKDRNGGTDKTPGTVTSSEQTAPRATEPAVNKETTSTQPTLTPAGSPAAETTNAGTTLLQTTTTTTTTTTTTGAQPKTFLYSLNSGPEKEEEKGLAEVCKRLLVNLHDGNCTLKWQHHNDKVQFDYVEINGKVKTSLAAQYYEEITKKPTDSKTLIAILASCGALLIMIVILAVCASHRRKPYNENQQHLTEELHTVENGYHDNPTLEVMEVQPEMQEKKMALNGEFNDSWIVPIDNLLKEDIADEEDTHL, encoded by the exons GCTTCCTATTCCACAGCGCCTGTTCAAACGATGTGACTACGGTGACAAATAATCCTACTATCACGACTAGGGCACCGACTACGCCAACTGTTAACAATATGCCAAAGGTAACTGGTAGTGGCCCAACTGGAGCAACATTAACTATTGGTTCTGGTGAGACAACCATACCTATCAAGGCATTAACCGCAAAACCAATTTCTGCGGTCCCCACGCCTGCTCCCAACACGATGCCTCCTACAACTATGTCTACAGACAAGCAAACCCCCACCCAATCACAAGCACCCACTGTCACAATCAACTCACCAGCACATTTCACTACCATCTCTGGTGCCCCCCCTGCAGTGAGTAATGGTGCCACTACTGCTGCTATCACCCTCAGCCAAACAAAGACCATGCCCATAGCTGCAACAGCTTCAACAGCTGGAAAAGCTACAACAGCTGACACCAGCAGCAGTTCAGTGGTATCCTCGACCACTGCCGCGGTGCAGACACCTGGTGCCTCCAAAAACTTGGAGACTCAAACTCATGTCACACTGCCCTCGGGCAATGAGGGGACAACCAAGATTGTGGTCACGACAGATGCCTCTTTGCCTGGGTCACAGTCCATGACTCACACCGCCATCCCCGCTAGCAAAGACAGAAATGGAG GAACCGATAAAACTCCTGGGACGGTAACAAGCAGTGAGCAAACAGCACCCAGGGCCACAGAGCCAGCTGTTAACAAAGAGACCACCAGCACCCAACCAACCCTGACCCCGGCAGGATCTCCCGCAGCAGAGACCACCAACGCTGGAACCACGTTACTGCAAACCACCACCActacaaccaccaccaccaccaccacaggaGCTCAGCCAAAGACCTTTTTG tacTCTCTAAACAGCGGACCCGag aaagaggaggagaaagggctGGCGGAGGTGTGCAAGCGGCTGCTGGTGAATCTGCACGATGGGAACTGCACCCTGAAATGGCAGCACCACAACGACAAAGTACAGTTTGACTATGTGGAGATAAATGGCAAAG TGAAAACCAGCCTTGCAGCCCAGTATTATGAAGAAATCACCAAG AAACCAACAGATAGCAAAACCCTGATAGCCATCCTGGCGTCCTGCGGAGCTCTGCTGATCATGATCGTCATCCTGGCCGTTTGTGCCTCGCACCGCCGCAAGCCATACAACGAGAACCAG CAGCACCTGACGGAGGAGCTGCACACGGTGGAGAACGGTTACCACGACAACCCGACGCTGGAGGTGATGGAGGTGCAGCCGGAGATGCAGGAGAAGAAGATGGCGCTGAACGGCGAGTTCAACGACAGCTGGATCGTCCCCATCGACAACCTGCTGAAGGAGGACATAGCCGACGAGGAGGACACGCACCTGTAG